A single genomic interval of Noviherbaspirillum cavernae harbors:
- the rseP gene encoding RIP metalloprotease RseP: MTLLQTLIAFVVALGVLIVVHELGHYWVARWCGVKVLRFSVGMGKIVYSRRFGPDQTEWAISALPLGGYVKMLDAREQDVNALSAEDLKREFTRQSVWKRIAIVAAGPLANFILAIAVFACLYSYGIPEPTPRLRAVPENTAAYQAGLRGGELITAVNGEPVTIWSDMRWKLLQLAIDKVPARLDIQRSTNGVSDRSQVGVITLELDGLSTSDLESDFLQKLGVDLARPKPVLGKILPDGPAMRAGLQEGDLVLEVNGSRIDDGLAFVELVRVSAGKTLNIVGRRDQQEFATMVIPDLVTKNGKSFGRVMVEVPLVPEMTIASDPPLAALGKGVKRTWDTSVLTLKMLGRMLIGEVSWKNITGPITIADYAGQTARIGLISYLTFIAFISISLGVMNLLPIPVLDGGLLLYYSLEILTGRPIPERFGEIAQRAGVGILMTLMAIAVFNDIVRLMS, encoded by the coding sequence ATGACTCTGCTGCAGACCTTGATTGCTTTCGTCGTAGCTCTTGGTGTGCTGATTGTGGTGCACGAGCTGGGACATTATTGGGTTGCGCGCTGGTGCGGCGTCAAGGTGTTGCGCTTCTCTGTGGGGATGGGAAAGATCGTTTATTCCCGCCGTTTCGGTCCGGACCAGACAGAGTGGGCAATCTCCGCATTGCCGCTCGGTGGATACGTGAAAATGCTGGACGCGCGTGAACAGGACGTGAACGCGCTGTCTGCCGAAGATCTCAAACGGGAATTCACACGACAGTCGGTCTGGAAGCGAATTGCGATTGTTGCCGCCGGGCCGCTTGCGAACTTCATTCTTGCAATCGCGGTATTTGCTTGCCTGTACAGCTACGGCATTCCTGAGCCGACACCGCGCCTGCGGGCTGTGCCAGAGAACACCGCTGCCTACCAGGCTGGTTTGCGCGGTGGTGAACTTATTACTGCAGTCAATGGCGAGCCAGTGACGATCTGGTCCGATATGCGCTGGAAGTTGCTGCAGTTGGCAATTGACAAGGTGCCGGCTCGGCTGGACATTCAGCGATCCACCAATGGCGTATCGGATCGTAGTCAGGTGGGTGTGATTACTCTCGAACTCGATGGGCTCTCTACGTCAGACCTTGAGAGTGATTTTCTCCAGAAGCTTGGCGTGGATCTGGCGCGACCGAAACCAGTCCTTGGCAAGATTCTTCCTGACGGACCTGCGATGCGGGCGGGATTGCAGGAAGGGGATCTCGTCCTTGAAGTAAATGGCTCGCGGATAGATGATGGCCTGGCATTTGTTGAGCTTGTGAGGGTATCGGCCGGCAAGACGCTCAACATTGTTGGTAGGCGCGACCAGCAGGAGTTTGCCACGATGGTGATTCCGGATTTGGTTACCAAAAATGGAAAGAGCTTCGGACGCGTAATGGTCGAGGTTCCACTCGTGCCGGAAATGACAATTGCCAGCGATCCTCCGCTCGCCGCCTTGGGTAAAGGCGTCAAAAGGACGTGGGATACCAGTGTGCTTACGCTCAAGATGCTTGGTAGAATGCTCATCGGTGAAGTTTCCTGGAAGAATATTACCGGGCCGATCACCATAGCGGATTACGCTGGTCAGACTGCGCGTATCGGCCTCATCAGCTACCTGACGTTTATCGCCTTTATCAGTATCAGTCTGGGCGTCATGAACCTGCTTCCCATCCCGGTTTTAGATGGGGGGCTTTTACTGTATTATTCGCTGGAAATTTTGACCGGGCGGCCGATTCCCGAGCGGTTCGGAGAAATTGCCCAGCGAGCCGGTGTGGGCATCCTGATGACCTTGATGGCAATCGCTGTCTTCAATGACATAGTTCGGCTCATGTCGTAA
- the ispC gene encoding 1-deoxy-D-xylulose-5-phosphate reductoisomerase — translation MQQITILGSTGSIGVSTLDVLARHPDRYRVYALTAHSRVEELALQCERFRPQVAVVGSADAAGQLAHSLKQKGVMTVVEYGETALCAVASAGECDAVMAAIVGAAGLAPTLAAARSGKKVLLANKEALVMSGRLFMDAVAENRAMLLPIDSEHNAIFQCLPTLHQRSLSECGVAKILLTASGGPFRARAVETLDTVTPEEAIAHPNWVMGRKISVDSATMMNKGLEVIEAHWLFGAAPDKIEVVIHPQSVIHSMVSYVDGSILAQLGNPDMRTPIAHALAYPDRVASGVDAVDLVRAGPLAFERPDFNRFPCLKLAYDALLAGGTAPAILNAANEVAVQAFLDRRIGFRMIDRLIAQVMDRVPHGEITDIVGLLEQDRCAREAAYSFIQ, via the coding sequence ATGCAACAAATTACGATTCTTGGATCGACCGGTTCGATCGGTGTCTCGACACTGGATGTTTTGGCGCGTCACCCGGATCGTTATCGTGTTTACGCATTGACGGCACATTCCCGGGTGGAGGAGCTTGCCTTGCAATGCGAACGGTTTCGGCCACAAGTTGCAGTGGTTGGATCTGCGGATGCAGCCGGCCAACTGGCACATTCCTTGAAGCAAAAGGGTGTGATGACGGTGGTCGAATATGGCGAGACTGCTTTATGCGCTGTTGCAAGTGCGGGGGAATGCGATGCCGTGATGGCAGCAATCGTCGGTGCAGCAGGTTTGGCCCCGACCTTGGCAGCGGCACGTTCAGGTAAAAAAGTATTGCTGGCGAACAAGGAAGCACTGGTCATGTCGGGGCGCCTGTTCATGGATGCAGTTGCTGAAAACCGCGCAATGCTGCTGCCGATCGACAGCGAACACAATGCCATTTTCCAATGTTTGCCGACGCTTCATCAGAGGTCGTTATCGGAATGCGGTGTCGCAAAAATCCTGCTCACGGCATCGGGCGGACCGTTCCGTGCGCGTGCTGTTGAAACGCTCGATACCGTAACACCGGAGGAGGCAATCGCGCATCCGAACTGGGTGATGGGCCGCAAGATTTCGGTGGACTCCGCCACCATGATGAACAAGGGGTTGGAAGTGATCGAGGCGCATTGGCTCTTCGGCGCGGCTCCGGACAAGATTGAAGTCGTCATTCATCCGCAAAGCGTGATCCATTCCATGGTGTCTTATGTGGATGGCTCGATACTTGCGCAACTCGGAAATCCCGACATGCGCACGCCGATCGCGCATGCCTTGGCCTATCCTGATCGGGTTGCGTCCGGTGTGGATGCCGTCGATTTGGTGAGGGCAGGGCCGTTGGCATTCGAGCGCCCCGATTTCAATCGCTTCCCGTGCCTGAAGCTCGCATATGACGCCCTGTTGGCTGGCGGAACCGCTCCTGCCATACTGAATGCCGCTAATGAGGTTGCGGTCCAGGCTTTCCTCGACCGCCGCATCGGATTCAGAATGATCGATCGGTTGATAGCGCAAGTGATGGACCGAGTACCCCATGGCGAAATTACAGATATAGTCGGACTCTTGGAGCAGGACCGCTGTGCGCGCGAGGCCGCATACTCTTTTATTCAGTAA
- a CDS encoding phosphatidate cytidylyltransferase codes for MLRTRVATALVLLAVLLSVLFSRSFLFVTLVTAAFFAAAAWESFRLFGNKQPVIGALIWTAAFVFVLVKGDLSRTTLLFALCAAIWAIRLAPSLALGLPPMEGFRNRLLNGLYGIAILGCFIAIAVLFQHSPAYLLSVMAIVWVADIGAYFAGKAFGKHKLAPSISPGKSWEGAIGGWIAVLVVAAGSMAVPQLGDSFAPKVHAKWGTLGFLIVMTLLVMASIVGDLFESQLKRRAGMKDSSNLLPGHGGILDRSDALIPVLPLAVLFDSWL; via the coding sequence ATGCTGAGAACGCGTGTTGCCACTGCGTTGGTGTTATTAGCGGTATTGCTTTCTGTTCTATTCTCCCGATCGTTTCTTTTCGTCACACTGGTAACCGCAGCCTTTTTTGCCGCCGCGGCATGGGAAAGCTTTCGCCTGTTCGGTAACAAGCAGCCGGTAATCGGTGCACTGATTTGGACCGCAGCATTTGTTTTTGTGCTGGTCAAGGGCGATTTGTCCAGAACAACGTTGCTCTTTGCTCTGTGCGCCGCAATCTGGGCGATCCGCCTTGCACCGTCGTTGGCGCTTGGCTTACCGCCAATGGAAGGTTTTCGCAATCGCTTGCTGAATGGCTTGTACGGCATTGCAATTCTCGGCTGTTTCATCGCGATTGCCGTTTTGTTTCAACATTCTCCAGCGTATCTGCTTTCCGTGATGGCCATCGTATGGGTCGCCGATATCGGAGCGTATTTTGCGGGCAAGGCGTTTGGCAAACATAAGCTCGCTCCTTCCATTTCGCCCGGGAAGTCCTGGGAGGGCGCCATCGGAGGCTGGATTGCGGTCCTGGTTGTCGCGGCTGGTAGCATGGCGGTTCCCCAACTAGGCGACAGCTTTGCGCCGAAAGTTCACGCGAAATGGGGCACGCTCGGATTTTTGATCGTGATGACCTTGCTCGTCATGGCCAGTATTGTGGGAGACTTGTTCGAATCCCAGCTCAAGCGCCGCGCCGGGATGAAAGACAGCAGCAATCTGTTGCCCGGGCACGGCGGCATTCTCGACCGCAGCGATGCATTGATACCAGTGCTGCCGCTCGCGGTCCTGTTTGATTCGTGGCTCTAG
- the uppS gene encoding polyprenyl diphosphate synthase — translation MTHLSSTQAVPEISSVPRHIAIIMDGNGRWATKRFLPRVAGHGKGVEAVRSVVEACIVRGVEYLTLFAFSSENWRRPADEVSLLMRLFVTALEREVAKMHANDIRLKVIGDLSRFDANLQTLIAGAERRTANNRRLTVTICANYGGRWDIMQAVEKMLAANPGATGFSEDQLAPYLAMAYAPEPDLFIRTGGEERISNFLLWQLAYTELYFTDTYWPDFDAVALDAAIISYRERERRFGRTSEQLIEQKKAS, via the coding sequence ATGACGCATTTGAGCTCAACGCAAGCGGTACCGGAAATTTCTTCGGTGCCGCGTCACATCGCCATCATCATGGATGGCAACGGACGCTGGGCAACCAAGCGTTTCCTTCCACGCGTGGCTGGGCATGGAAAAGGTGTGGAAGCCGTACGCAGCGTGGTCGAGGCCTGCATCGTGCGCGGTGTCGAATATTTGACACTGTTTGCATTCAGTTCGGAGAACTGGCGTCGTCCGGCGGATGAGGTGTCGCTTCTGATGCGCCTGTTTGTTACCGCACTGGAGCGCGAAGTCGCGAAGATGCATGCCAATGATATCCGTCTCAAAGTCATTGGAGACTTGAGCCGGTTTGACGCGAATTTGCAAACTCTTATTGCAGGCGCGGAACGTCGAACGGCCAACAATCGACGACTGACGGTTACGATTTGTGCAAATTACGGGGGGCGCTGGGATATCATGCAGGCGGTCGAAAAAATGCTTGCGGCGAACCCCGGCGCAACCGGTTTTTCGGAGGATCAACTGGCGCCTTATCTGGCAATGGCCTATGCCCCCGAGCCCGACCTGTTCATACGCACCGGTGGCGAGGAACGGATTTCCAATTTTCTCCTGTGGCAGCTCGCCTATACGGAACTGTATTTCACCGATACATACTGGCCTGATTTTGATGCTGTGGCACTTGATGCGGCCATCATCTCGTACCGCGAACGCGAGCGACGATTCGGGCGTACCAGCGAGCAGCTGATCGAACAGAAAAAGGCATCATAA
- the frr gene encoding ribosome recycling factor gives MTVVDVKKNADQKMHKSIETLKADLAKVRTGRAHTGILDHIQVDYYGTPTQITQVANVTLIDARTIGVQPWEKKMVAVVEKAIRESDLGLNPSTQGDLIRVPTPPLTEERRKEIVKLVKGEGEDAKVAIRNIRRDANEALKKLLKDKACSEDDERRAQEDVQKLTDKFVAEVDKLITDKEKELLTV, from the coding sequence ATGACAGTCGTTGACGTTAAAAAAAACGCCGATCAGAAAATGCACAAATCGATCGAGACCTTGAAGGCCGATCTGGCAAAGGTTCGGACCGGCCGTGCCCATACCGGCATTCTTGATCATATTCAGGTGGATTATTACGGCACACCGACGCAAATCACGCAGGTGGCCAACGTTACCCTGATCGACGCGCGCACGATAGGCGTTCAGCCGTGGGAGAAGAAGATGGTCGCGGTGGTCGAGAAGGCCATTCGCGAATCCGATCTCGGCTTGAATCCGTCAACCCAAGGCGATCTGATTCGCGTACCAACGCCTCCGCTTACGGAAGAGCGGCGCAAAGAAATCGTCAAGCTTGTGAAAGGCGAGGGCGAAGACGCCAAGGTGGCGATTCGCAATATCCGTCGGGACGCGAACGAGGCGCTCAAAAAGCTGTTGAAGGACAAGGCCTGTTCCGAGGACGACGAGCGTCGTGCGCAGGAAGATGTGCAGAAGCTCACGGACAAGTTTGTCGCAGAAGTCGACAAGCTGATCACAGATAAAGAAAAAGAGCTTCTAACGGTTTGA
- the pyrH gene encoding UMP kinase — protein MTKPAYKRVLLKLSGEALMGDDAYGINRSTIERMVADVAEVANLGVELAIVIGGGNIFRGVAPGAQGMDRATADYMGMLATVMNSLALADAMRQVGITARVMSAIAIEQVVEPYVRPKALQYLEEGKIVVFAAGTGNPFFTTDTAAALRGSEIGAEIVLKATKVDGVYSADPNKDRNATRYSTITFDEAIAKHLQVMDATAFALCRDQKLPIKVFSIVKPGALKRLIMGEDEGTLVHV, from the coding sequence ATGACAAAACCAGCTTACAAGCGCGTCCTCCTCAAACTCTCCGGTGAAGCTTTAATGGGCGATGATGCATATGGCATCAATCGTTCCACCATCGAGCGCATGGTGGCAGACGTGGCCGAAGTGGCGAATCTCGGCGTTGAGCTGGCTATCGTCATTGGCGGAGGTAATATTTTTCGCGGTGTGGCACCCGGAGCGCAGGGCATGGACCGCGCAACGGCCGACTACATGGGCATGCTGGCAACCGTGATGAATTCGCTGGCGCTTGCTGACGCAATGCGCCAGGTTGGCATCACGGCACGCGTCATGTCCGCGATTGCCATTGAACAAGTTGTGGAACCTTACGTTCGGCCCAAGGCGCTGCAATATCTGGAAGAGGGCAAGATTGTTGTGTTTGCTGCCGGTACAGGCAATCCCTTTTTCACCACAGATACTGCTGCCGCATTGCGCGGTTCGGAAATCGGTGCCGAAATCGTATTGAAAGCGACCAAGGTCGATGGTGTTTATAGCGCCGACCCCAACAAGGATCGCAATGCAACGCGCTACTCGACAATTACGTTCGATGAAGCGATTGCCAAGCACCTGCAAGTGATGGACGCGACAGCGTTCGCACTGTGCCGTGATCAGAAACTGCCGATCAAGGTCTTCTCCATCGTCAAGCCCGGAGCACTGAAGCGCTTGATCATGGGGGAGGACGAAGGCACACTCGTTCACGTTTAA
- the tsf gene encoding translation elongation factor Ts, translating to MAAITAAMVGELRAKTDAPMMECKKALTEADGDLARAEEILRVKLGSKASKAASRITAEGVITTFISGGVGAIVEVNCETDFVTKNEEFIGLANAVAKLVAEKNPADVAALSALPLDGKTVDEVRAALVGKIGENMSIRRFKRYETGAKLTSYLHGTRIGVLVEYDGADEQVGKDVAMHVAAMKPVALSANDVPADLIEKERSIASQKAAESGKPADIVAKMVEGTVQKYLKEVSLFNQPFVKNDKQTVEQMLKAVNTTVKAFTMYVVGEGIEKKQDDFAAEVAAQVAAAKQM from the coding sequence ATGGCGGCAATTACTGCAGCGATGGTAGGTGAACTGCGCGCAAAGACTGACGCGCCCATGATGGAATGCAAAAAGGCTCTGACAGAAGCGGACGGCGATCTGGCTCGGGCGGAAGAGATCCTGCGCGTCAAGCTGGGCAGCAAGGCGTCCAAGGCTGCTTCGCGCATCACGGCGGAAGGCGTGATCACAACATTTATTTCGGGGGGCGTGGGTGCGATTGTTGAAGTCAACTGCGAAACCGACTTTGTGACCAAGAACGAAGAATTCATCGGTCTCGCCAATGCCGTTGCAAAGCTGGTCGCGGAAAAGAATCCGGCTGACGTTGCAGCACTGTCAGCTTTGCCGCTGGATGGCAAGACCGTCGACGAAGTGCGTGCAGCCTTGGTTGGCAAGATCGGCGAAAACATGTCGATTCGTCGCTTCAAGCGTTATGAAACCGGTGCCAAACTGACTTCGTACCTGCATGGTACTCGCATTGGCGTGCTGGTCGAATACGACGGTGCGGACGAGCAGGTTGGCAAGGACGTGGCAATGCATGTGGCAGCAATGAAGCCGGTCGCACTGTCCGCCAACGACGTGCCGGCGGATCTGATTGAAAAAGAGCGTTCGATCGCGTCGCAGAAGGCGGCCGAATCCGGGAAGCCGGCTGACATTGTTGCCAAGATGGTCGAAGGCACTGTGCAGAAGTATCTGAAGGAAGTTTCCCTGTTCAATCAGCCGTTCGTCAAGAACGACAAGCAAACGGTTGAGCAAATGCTCAAGGCCGTCAATACAACCGTGAAAGCATTCACGATGTATGTTGTCGGCGAGGGCATCGAGAAGAAACAGGATGACTTTGCTGCCGAAGTGGCCGCGCAAGTTGCCGCAGCCAAGCAGATGTAA
- the rpsB gene encoding 30S ribosomal protein S2: MSVTMREMLEAGVHFGHQTRFWNPKMAPFIFGHRNKIHIVNLEKTLGMYQEAMKYIRQLASNRGTILFVGTKRQARELIAGEAQRAGMPYVDQRWLGGMLTNFKTIKTSIKRLKDMEASIEDGSVEKLSKKEALMFRRELEKLQKSIGGIKDMGGIPDAIFVVDVGYHKGAITEAAKLGIPVIGVVDTNHSPDGVAYVIPGNDDSSKAITLYARGVADAILEGRANATNDLVEAVKGGADEFVEVNEQA, translated from the coding sequence ATGTCCGTTACTATGCGCGAAATGCTGGAAGCCGGTGTTCATTTCGGCCACCAAACCCGCTTCTGGAACCCCAAGATGGCCCCGTTCATCTTCGGCCACCGCAACAAGATTCATATCGTCAACCTGGAAAAAACGCTGGGTATGTATCAAGAGGCAATGAAGTACATTCGCCAATTGGCATCCAACCGCGGCACGATCCTGTTTGTCGGCACCAAGCGCCAGGCGCGCGAACTCATCGCCGGCGAAGCGCAACGCGCCGGCATGCCGTATGTCGATCAGCGCTGGCTGGGCGGCATGCTGACCAACTTCAAGACGATCAAGACCTCGATCAAGCGCCTGAAAGACATGGAAGCTTCGATTGAAGACGGTTCCGTCGAGAAGTTGAGCAAGAAAGAAGCGCTGATGTTCCGCCGCGAACTCGAAAAGCTGCAGAAATCCATCGGCGGCATCAAGGACATGGGCGGCATTCCCGATGCGATTTTCGTGGTCGATGTCGGCTACCACAAGGGCGCGATCACCGAAGCTGCCAAGCTGGGCATCCCGGTCATTGGTGTGGTGGATACCAACCACTCGCCGGACGGTGTGGCCTATGTCATCCCTGGCAACGACGACTCGTCCAAGGCGATCACGCTGTATGCGCGTGGCGTGGCAGACGCGATCCTTGAGGGTCGTGCAAACGCCACCAATGATTTGGTCGAAGCGGTAAAGGGCGGTGCAGACGAGTTCGTTGAAGTCAACGAACAGGCGTAA
- the map gene encoding type I methionyl aminopeptidase: MASISIKTEDDIKGMRVAGRLAAEVLDFIQPHIKSGITTAEIDRLCHDYMANVQGTIPAPLNYCPPGYTPYPKAICTSVNDVICHGIPSDKVLKNGDVINIDITVIKDGYHGDTSRMFFVGEPSILARRLTDITYECMWLGISKIKPGAHLGDIGHVIQQHAEKAGYSVVREFCGHGIGKVFHEEPQVLHYGRPGTLDRLEAGMIFTVEPMINAGRREIREMGDGWTIKTKDRSLSAQWEHTVLVTETGFEILTVSPGMPAPPAFIQQAIAPQSISA, encoded by the coding sequence ATGGCTTCCATTTCCATCAAAACCGAAGACGATATCAAGGGCATGCGGGTTGCCGGCAGATTGGCTGCCGAAGTGCTTGATTTCATCCAGCCGCATATCAAATCGGGGATTACCACCGCCGAAATCGACCGGCTTTGCCACGACTACATGGCAAACGTGCAAGGCACGATCCCGGCACCGTTGAATTATTGTCCCCCAGGCTACACGCCCTATCCGAAGGCGATCTGCACTTCCGTCAACGATGTGATTTGCCATGGCATCCCGAGCGACAAGGTGCTCAAGAACGGCGATGTGATCAATATCGATATCACCGTCATCAAAGACGGTTACCACGGCGATACCAGCCGGATGTTTTTTGTCGGTGAGCCGTCCATACTGGCCAGGCGATTGACCGATATCACCTACGAATGCATGTGGCTGGGCATTTCCAAAATCAAGCCCGGCGCGCATCTGGGCGATATCGGCCACGTCATTCAGCAGCATGCCGAAAAGGCAGGCTACAGCGTAGTGCGCGAATTTTGCGGTCATGGAATCGGCAAGGTATTCCATGAGGAGCCGCAAGTGCTCCATTACGGCCGTCCCGGCACGCTGGATCGACTGGAAGCGGGCATGATCTTCACTGTTGAACCGATGATCAATGCCGGACGCCGCGAAATCCGCGAGATGGGCGACGGCTGGACCATCAAGACCAAGGATCGCAGCCTGTCGGCGCAATGGGAGCATACGGTGCTGGTCACCGAAACCGGTTTCGAGATACTGACAGTCTCGCCGGGCATGCCGGCACCGCCCGCGTTCATCCAGCAAGCGATCGCTCCACAATCCATCTCTGCCTGA
- a CDS encoding [protein-PII] uridylyltransferase — MASLALALKEQLRSGHQDVIAAFKVDGKPEKLLIKLRQNVDAALTHAWRSFHLPANAALVAVGGYGRGELFPHSDVDVLILLGSAPDAALQGKLEELVQLFWDIGLEIGHSIRTIDECLSESAADITVQTSLLEARLVTGNRKLFRFLQDRFKAAMDPQAFFQAKTLEMRQRHAKYEDTPYSLEPNCKESPGGLRDLQVILWVAKAAGLGESWRKLAERGLITPTEARQLTQKERAFKDIRIRLHIHAGRREDRLVFDVQTSIAETFGFKTTETRRASEYLMQHYYWAAKAVTQLNTILLQNIEARLFPQPGSPQPINARFNEINSRIDIASDDTFETTPSAMLEVFLLLAQHSELKGMTARTLRALWHARFKIDGNFRRDPANRALFLKILQAPQGITHALRGMNQTSVLGRYLPNFRRIIGQMQHDLFHVYTVDQHILMVVRNVRRFTMTEHAHEYPFCSQLMANFAQPWLLYIAALFHDIAKGRGGDHSKLGMEDARRFCKDHGLSKEDTALVVFLVEHHLTMSQVAQKQDLSDPDVIRSFANLMKDERHLTALYLLTVADIRGTSPKVWNAWKGKLLEDLYWMALRVLGGEDPSTEHELKNRQEQARTTLRLYGLPDDAHERLWQQLDVAYFLRHDAGDIAWQTRSFYNKTDSNAAVVKCRVSPIGEGVQVAVYVKDQPDLFARICSYFDKKNFSILDAKIHTTRNGYALDTFLVTEPAFANSYRDIISLIEHELAELLEAHAALPPPSKGRLSRLSRTFPMTPTVDLRPDERGQYYLLSVSANDRNGLLYSIANVLAKYRVNLHTAKIMTLGERVEDVFLVDGPVLNNPRSQIQLETDLLEALRV, encoded by the coding sequence ATGGCGTCTCTTGCGCTGGCGCTCAAGGAACAACTCAGATCAGGGCACCAGGATGTCATTGCTGCATTCAAGGTGGATGGCAAACCCGAAAAATTGCTCATCAAGCTGCGTCAGAACGTTGACGCAGCACTGACGCACGCCTGGCGATCCTTCCACCTTCCGGCAAACGCAGCCTTGGTGGCCGTGGGCGGCTATGGTCGCGGCGAGTTGTTTCCGCATTCCGACGTGGATGTGCTGATCCTGCTCGGCTCGGCACCGGATGCCGCCCTGCAGGGCAAACTCGAGGAGCTCGTTCAGCTCTTCTGGGATATTGGTTTGGAGATCGGGCATAGCATCCGGACCATCGATGAATGTCTTTCCGAGTCCGCTGCGGACATCACCGTGCAGACCAGTTTGCTGGAGGCGCGACTGGTAACCGGCAACCGCAAGCTGTTTCGCTTTCTGCAAGACCGCTTCAAGGCGGCCATGGACCCGCAAGCGTTTTTTCAAGCGAAAACGCTGGAAATGCGCCAGCGTCATGCGAAATACGAAGACACTCCTTACAGCCTCGAGCCGAACTGCAAGGAAAGTCCCGGTGGCTTGCGCGATTTGCAGGTGATTTTATGGGTGGCCAAGGCGGCGGGTTTGGGTGAATCCTGGCGCAAGCTGGCGGAGCGAGGATTGATCACGCCGACCGAGGCACGCCAGTTGACGCAAAAGGAACGCGCCTTCAAGGACATCCGCATCCGGTTGCACATTCACGCCGGGCGGCGCGAGGACCGGCTGGTATTCGACGTGCAGACATCGATCGCCGAAACCTTTGGCTTCAAAACGACCGAAACGCGCCGTGCCAGCGAATACCTGATGCAGCATTACTACTGGGCAGCCAAGGCCGTCACACAGCTGAACACGATCCTGCTGCAGAACATCGAAGCGCGCCTGTTTCCGCAGCCCGGATCGCCGCAACCGATCAATGCTCGCTTCAATGAAATCAATAGCCGAATCGATATCGCAAGCGACGATACCTTCGAAACGACACCGTCGGCGATGCTGGAAGTCTTTCTGCTCCTGGCGCAGCATTCGGAACTGAAAGGCATGACCGCACGCACTTTGCGCGCACTGTGGCATGCCCGCTTCAAGATCGACGGCAATTTCCGCCGCGATCCGGCGAACCGCGCGCTCTTTCTCAAGATTCTCCAAGCACCGCAAGGCATCACACACGCGCTGCGCGGCATGAACCAGACCAGCGTGCTGGGCCGTTATCTGCCGAATTTCCGGCGCATCATCGGGCAGATGCAACATGACCTGTTTCACGTCTACACGGTCGATCAACACATCCTGATGGTGGTGCGCAACGTGCGGCGTTTCACGATGACGGAGCATGCGCACGAATACCCGTTCTGCAGCCAGCTCATGGCGAATTTTGCGCAGCCATGGCTGCTTTACATCGCGGCGCTGTTTCATGACATCGCCAAGGGGCGCGGCGGCGATCACTCGAAACTCGGCATGGAAGATGCCCGCAGGTTCTGCAAGGATCACGGGCTGTCGAAGGAAGATACCGCGCTCGTCGTCTTTCTGGTCGAGCATCATCTGACCATGTCGCAAGTCGCGCAGAAACAGGATTTGTCCGATCCGGATGTGATCCGCAGTTTCGCCAACCTGATGAAGGACGAACGGCATCTGACGGCCTTGTATCTGCTGACCGTCGCCGACATTCGCGGCACCAGCCCGAAAGTCTGGAACGCATGGAAGGGCAAGCTGCTGGAGGATCTGTACTGGATGGCCTTGCGCGTCCTCGGTGGCGAGGATCCTTCAACCGAGCATGAGTTGAAGAATCGGCAGGAGCAGGCGCGTACGACCTTGCGCCTGTACGGCTTGCCGGATGATGCGCACGAACGGCTCTGGCAACAGCTCGACGTCGCGTACTTTCTGCGCCACGATGCCGGAGATATCGCATGGCAAACAAGATCCTTCTACAACAAGACGGACAGCAACGCCGCGGTAGTCAAATGCCGGGTTTCCCCGATCGGCGAAGGCGTGCAGGTCGCAGTCTATGTGAAGGATCAGCCGGATTTGTTCGCGCGCATTTGCAGCTACTTCGACAAGAAGAATTTCAGTATCCTGGACGCGAAAATCCACACGACCAGGAACGGTTACGCGCTCGACACGTTTCTCGTGACCGAACCAGCGTTCGCCAACAGTTATCGTGACATCATCAGCCTGATCGAACATGAACTGGCGGAATTGCTTGAGGCGCATGCTGCATTGCCACCGCCCAGCAAGGGGCGCCTGTCGAGACTGTCGCGGACATTCCCGATGACACCAACGGTCGACTTGAGGCCGGATGAACGCGGCCAGTACTATCTGTTGTCCGTGTCGGCCAACGACCGCAACGGCCTCCTGTATTCGATCGCCAACGTGCTCGCCAAATACCGGGTCAATCTGCATACCGCGAAAATCATGACCCTGGGCGAACGCGTGGAAGATGTTTTCCTTGTCGATGGACCGGTCCTGAACAATCCTCGCAGCCAGATCCAGCTCGAAACCGACTTGCTGGAAGCGCTGCGTGTGTGA